A window of the Archocentrus centrarchus isolate MPI-CPG fArcCen1 chromosome 9, fArcCen1, whole genome shotgun sequence genome harbors these coding sequences:
- the gp1bb gene encoding platelet glycoprotein Ib beta chain, whose protein sequence is MKEFLLMFLLLLFGGERSSACPLLCSCHGSQVNCSSRSLTTSSLPSSFPAGTSELHLHKNLLTTLPNGLLDGLTSLRSVSLHGNPWACDCGILYLRSWLLHQPASITSHVGVNCSSPPNLRGRLVAYLTEQEVLESCHYWYCNLALASQVCLFVFVVVQAVLLVALIFFLRRFEKLSREAKRITEESFTPADGQRENEYMPLKDGI, encoded by the coding sequence ATGAAGGAGTTTCTGCTCATGTTTCTGCTCCTCTTGTTTGGAGGTGAAAGGTCATCTGCGtgccccctcctctgctcctgccATGGCAGTCAGGtgaactgcagcagcagatctcTCACCACGTCTTCGCTGCCCTCCAGTTTCCCTGCTGGAACCTCTGAGCTCCATCTCCACAAAAACCTACTGACCACCCTCCCCAATGGGCTGTTAGATGGTCTGACCTCCCTCCGCTCCGTCTCCCTTCACGGTAACCCCTGGGCTTGTGACTGCGGCATCCTCTACCTGCGATCCTGGCTGCTCCATCAACCTGCTAGCATCACATCACATGTGGGTGTCAACTGCAGTTCCCCACCCAACCTGAGAGGCCGGCTGGTGGCCTATTTAACTGAGCAGGAGGTGCTGGAGTCCTGCCACTACTGGTACTGTAACTTGGCTTTGGCCTCCcaggtgtgtctgtttgtgtttgtggtggtgCAGGCAGTTCTGCTGGTAGCTCTCATCTTTTTCCTGAGGAGGTTTGAGAAGCTGTCTAGAGAAGCAAAGAGAATCACAGAGGAGAGCTTCACCCCTGCCGATGGTCAGAGAGAGAATGAGTACATGCCGTTAAAGGATGGCATCTGA